The Corallococcus caeni genome includes a region encoding these proteins:
- a CDS encoding S16 family serine protease translates to MLLTELKRAVVLRPAEPSARLALAEALFQERDFRGAAEHARKALDLGGGGPARRLLCGAWAREGKRAEALKLLETSVREAPRDASVRAELINLLEEERPDDALVHAFEAAEAAPGELEAWRAIIRLCERTNRPSEAMPALRRARLLAPEDSRLAESVLGARSALGLPATTAMLDAPPLEQAAQALQLPTARAAFSQVKLDAAVESLRRGALAEVKRHLVVAPAPVRSSAAAALLRAELLWLEGRPAAQVEEARRAVVDMPGAPGAAALRLGDFRLEAGALDEARALYAVAAANGESLVAAGREAEVAERRRLLARDVPAVGRVGVLGWHPGGGHVSPLEAVAVPGRGVLRCSGRVGPEGQEAADVAFSVVRARATALSLGTLTTRYDLHLHYTDTEVGKDGLSSGLALSLAGLSAYTQRPLPARLAVTGEVTLNGEVRRVGGVHEKLVAAYLEGMRVVLHPRRNLDDVAALPPEVTGRLRLIAVDSLDEAWRLVNAAANTPGLERR, encoded by the coding sequence ATGCTCCTGACTGAACTCAAGCGCGCGGTGGTGCTGCGTCCGGCCGAGCCATCTGCTCGGCTTGCGCTGGCCGAGGCGCTCTTCCAGGAGCGCGACTTCCGCGGCGCCGCGGAGCATGCGCGCAAGGCCCTGGACCTGGGAGGAGGCGGGCCCGCGCGCCGCCTCCTGTGCGGAGCCTGGGCTCGCGAGGGCAAGCGGGCCGAAGCGCTGAAGCTGCTGGAGACGTCCGTTCGTGAAGCGCCCCGCGATGCATCCGTGCGCGCGGAGTTGATCAACCTCCTGGAAGAGGAACGGCCGGACGACGCGCTCGTGCATGCGTTCGAAGCCGCCGAAGCCGCGCCCGGTGAGCTGGAGGCGTGGCGCGCCATCATCCGGCTGTGCGAACGCACGAACCGTCCTTCCGAAGCCATGCCCGCGCTCAGGCGGGCCCGGCTGCTCGCGCCGGAGGACTCGCGCCTCGCGGAGTCGGTGCTCGGTGCGCGTTCCGCGCTTGGACTTCCTGCCACCACTGCCATGCTGGACGCGCCTCCCCTGGAGCAGGCCGCGCAGGCGCTCCAGTTGCCCACGGCGCGCGCCGCGTTCTCTCAGGTGAAGCTCGACGCCGCCGTTGAATCACTCCGCCGAGGCGCGCTCGCGGAGGTGAAGCGGCACCTCGTGGTCGCGCCCGCTCCGGTCCGGAGCAGCGCCGCCGCGGCCCTGCTTCGCGCGGAGTTGCTGTGGCTGGAGGGACGTCCCGCCGCCCAGGTGGAAGAGGCCCGCCGCGCCGTGGTGGATATGCCCGGTGCACCCGGCGCCGCCGCGCTGCGCCTGGGAGACTTCCGGCTCGAAGCCGGAGCGCTGGACGAAGCGCGAGCGCTCTATGCCGTCGCGGCGGCGAACGGCGAGTCGCTGGTGGCCGCGGGCCGCGAGGCCGAAGTCGCCGAACGCCGCCGACTGCTGGCGCGCGACGTGCCCGCGGTGGGCCGCGTGGGAGTGCTCGGCTGGCATCCGGGGGGCGGGCATGTCTCGCCGCTGGAGGCGGTCGCGGTGCCCGGGCGCGGCGTGCTGCGGTGCAGTGGCCGCGTGGGCCCCGAGGGCCAGGAGGCCGCGGACGTGGCCTTCAGCGTGGTGCGTGCCCGCGCGACCGCGCTGAGCCTGGGAACGCTCACGACCCGCTACGACCTGCACCTGCACTACACGGACACCGAGGTGGGCAAGGACGGCCTCTCCTCGGGCCTCGCGCTCTCGCTCGCGGGCCTGTCCGCGTACACGCAGCGCCCGTTGCCCGCGCGGCTGGCCGTGACGGGCGAGGTGACGTTGAACGGCGAGGTGCGGCGGGTGGGCGGCGTGCACGAGAAGCTGGTGGCCGCGTACCTCGAAGGCATGCGCGTGGTGCTGCACCCGCGCCGCAACCTGGATGACGTGGCGGCGCTGCCGCCCGAAGTGACCGGGCGCCTGCGCCTGATCGCGGTGGACAGCTTGGATGAGGCGTGGCGGCTCGTGAACGCGGCCGCGAACACGCCAGGACTGGAGCGAAGGTGA
- a CDS encoding J domain-containing protein, whose amino-acid sequence MNNEPRQNPYEVLGVEKDADARAIKKAYFERVRQNPPETHPEEFRRLREAYELLSDAEARQAFDASAAQQADGPEAVNNAHLQEAINLFEAGDKDGGRKVLTTVLTEQPDFHDARLLLGRHFLFEGELPQALAEFDALLSRAPDHWQGHLQRGWALVRQERLKEAADAFWRAGKHGPSEVAPRVALADCLEAMGQVADALKVLEQAQSLPGISRMDVLALKVRRIATMLEFGQEAEASKALERLDAELPEGADPELRRWTGGQLSSAAAHLFAQQKSTAANRLLGFGRRFNPESATEVAYPTRVTLDVDALPAATREWLHSEAERIGGWRVLTTWVMPAIGTLALASATAFLMAFIYFGISERDVSDWGWCAIFAAVSFGVTWAQARDLLRVMASPYGRFNTIHPLHLIQVAIDRITVWPLVHLQDLQLVNHQNNGVYQHTAMEMHFNGERTVLTVRGKEKAEALAQELIARRRRVLELLGRGMLDAESGVEHLPPALLARADKKGHVRAGNARSPWPGVFAAACVGVLLVGGAVWPQKQAAAAHSWSRVASRGDLGSMLEYLRGQPDPRFAPQIQARVDAELGKARAQLEARLDPGSAAAPSRAFFTSLLDAVSRTHNRRITVTWEAAAGRPTSPRDDPSELLLSAWRRTLDEALGLGVLVVDGGRGAPREGPPLFTLHVREGFQAGPPSQRVWSVKYEGLDVPVPPLELSADAADPRAMEVLFHAWVDRWHLPGAGDRRPLLLTASTLAQEVQP is encoded by the coding sequence GTGAACAACGAGCCCCGCCAGAACCCCTACGAGGTGCTGGGCGTCGAGAAGGACGCGGACGCCCGCGCCATCAAGAAGGCCTACTTCGAGCGCGTCCGGCAGAACCCGCCGGAGACGCACCCGGAGGAGTTCCGGCGCCTGCGCGAGGCCTACGAGCTGCTCTCCGACGCGGAAGCGCGTCAGGCCTTCGACGCCAGCGCCGCGCAACAGGCGGACGGCCCGGAGGCGGTGAACAACGCCCACCTCCAGGAAGCCATCAACCTGTTCGAAGCGGGAGACAAGGACGGGGGCCGGAAGGTCCTCACCACGGTGCTCACCGAGCAGCCCGACTTCCACGACGCGCGCCTCCTGCTGGGCCGTCACTTCCTCTTCGAGGGTGAGCTCCCGCAGGCGCTGGCGGAGTTCGACGCGCTGCTCTCGCGCGCGCCTGACCACTGGCAGGGGCACCTGCAGCGGGGCTGGGCGTTGGTCCGCCAGGAGCGGCTGAAGGAGGCCGCGGACGCCTTCTGGCGCGCGGGCAAGCATGGCCCCTCGGAGGTGGCTCCGCGCGTGGCATTGGCGGACTGCCTGGAGGCGATGGGACAGGTGGCGGACGCGCTCAAGGTGCTCGAGCAGGCGCAATCGCTGCCTGGCATCTCGCGGATGGACGTGCTCGCCCTCAAGGTGCGGCGCATCGCGACGATGCTGGAGTTCGGCCAGGAAGCCGAGGCCTCGAAGGCGCTGGAACGGCTCGACGCCGAGCTGCCGGAGGGCGCGGACCCCGAGCTGCGCCGCTGGACCGGAGGCCAGCTCTCCTCCGCCGCCGCGCACCTCTTCGCCCAGCAGAAGTCCACGGCCGCGAACCGGCTGCTCGGGTTCGGCCGGCGCTTCAACCCGGAGAGCGCCACCGAGGTCGCGTACCCGACCCGCGTCACCCTGGACGTGGACGCCCTGCCGGCCGCCACCCGTGAATGGCTGCACTCGGAGGCCGAGCGGATTGGCGGGTGGCGCGTCCTGACGACCTGGGTGATGCCGGCGATCGGCACGTTGGCGCTCGCCTCCGCCACCGCCTTCCTCATGGCCTTCATCTACTTCGGCATCTCCGAGCGCGACGTCTCGGATTGGGGCTGGTGCGCGATCTTCGCGGCCGTCTCCTTCGGCGTCACCTGGGCTCAGGCCCGCGACCTCCTGCGGGTGATGGCGAGCCCCTATGGACGCTTCAACACCATCCACCCCCTGCACCTCATCCAGGTGGCCATCGACCGCATCACCGTGTGGCCGCTCGTGCACCTGCAGGACCTGCAGCTGGTGAACCACCAGAACAACGGCGTCTACCAGCACACCGCCATGGAGATGCACTTCAACGGCGAGCGCACGGTCCTGACGGTGCGAGGCAAGGAGAAGGCGGAGGCGCTGGCGCAGGAACTGATTGCCCGGCGCCGCCGCGTGCTGGAGTTGCTCGGCCGGGGCATGCTGGATGCGGAGAGCGGGGTGGAGCACCTGCCCCCGGCGCTGCTGGCACGCGCGGACAAGAAGGGCCATGTGCGCGCGGGGAACGCGCGCTCGCCCTGGCCCGGCGTGTTCGCCGCCGCGTGCGTGGGCGTGTTGCTGGTGGGCGGGGCCGTGTGGCCGCAGAAGCAAGCCGCGGCGGCACACTCCTGGTCGCGCGTCGCATCCCGGGGGGACCTGGGCTCCATGCTCGAGTACCTGCGCGGCCAGCCCGACCCCCGCTTCGCCCCGCAGATCCAGGCCCGGGTGGACGCGGAGCTGGGCAAGGCGCGCGCACAGCTCGAAGCGCGGTTGGATCCGGGCAGCGCCGCCGCGCCGTCCCGCGCGTTCTTCACGAGCCTGCTGGATGCCGTCTCGCGTACGCACAACCGCCGCATCACCGTGACGTGGGAGGCGGCCGCCGGAAGACCGACGTCGCCCCGGGATGATCCCTCGGAGCTGCTCTTGAGCGCCTGGCGACGGACGCTGGATGAGGCGCTGGGGCTGGGCGTCCTCGTCGTGGACGGAGGCCGGGGGGCCCCGCGCGAGGGGCCTCCCCTGTTCACCCTCCACGTGCGGGAGGGATTCCAGGCGGGCCCACCGTCCCAGCGGGTCTGGTCGGTGAAGTACGAAGGGCTGGACGTGCCGGTGCCGCCGCTGGAACTCTCGGCGGACGCGGCGGATCCGCGTGCCATGGAGGTCCTCTTCCACGCGTGGGTGGATCGCTGGCACCTGCCCGGGGCGGGCGACCGCCGCCCGCTGTTGCTGACCGCTTCGACGCTCGCCCAGGAGGTCCAGCCGTGA
- the hsdR gene encoding type I restriction-modification system endonuclease produces MPAPQPRSANFDFLSTHDPLLVALGAQAERYFAEDPTTCLMKLRQFAEVLAQRAAANLGLLASPDQNQVDLIRALDSRGALTVEVRQVFHGLRRAGNAAAHEVRGTHSEALHGLKIARVLAIWFHRTFSKERNFNPGPFIPPPDPAQESKALAQELERLRSQLAQAKLGAEASLAAAAEEARRRLSAEERARKDAEERELWQSLAGEAEAKLRAGLDAAQVKAEAMPSKQLDLLVQHAQSAGADLDLDETDTRKLIDAQLRQVSWEADSQTLTFAAGVRPQRGRNLAIAEWPTASGPADYVLFAGLEVLAVVEAKRRSKDVPGAIQQAKRYSEGYRHQGDEVLPGGPWGKYQVPFLFATNGRPYLRQLELKSGIHFLDARRPTNHSRALVDWYSPEGLKGLLQQDKESSEAALRVEPTEYLGLRDYQLKAIHAVEAALADGRRDCLIAMATGTGKTRTFIGLVYRLVKTRRFRRVLFLVDRSALGEQAINAFKHARLEGLQTFTDIFNVKGMEDIRPDPETKLHFATVQGMVKRTLYSDDGERPKVDDYDCIVVDECHRGYTLDREMSDTELSFRSQDDYISTYRRVLDHFDAVKIGLTATPALHTTQIFGEPVFTYSYPEAVIDGWLVDHEPPVRITTELSEGGIRWAAGEQAATWNVQAQKFDLVHMPDELSFDVDAFNTRVVTENFNRVICEELARQIDPAAEGKTLIFCATDHHADIVVAALKKALDAQYGGVDDDAVMKITGSSDKPLQLIRRFKNEKQPRFAVTVDLLTTGIDVPPIVNLVFLRRVKSRILYEQMLGRGTRRCDDIGKEVFRVFDAVDLYAALKPFTSMKPVVVNPSFTFVQLAQEVLSLKDAEAQRQVIDQFVVKLQRKRQSIEQKSADHFEAAAGMPVGDLLLFLRRKSSAEVAAWFSAHKQVGEVLDTTTGPVPPIYVSHHADSLKSVERGYGAGRVRPGDYLNDFGTFIRNNQNVLPALMVVCQRPRELTRQQLKELKLALDRAGYNETSLQTAWRETTNQDITASIIGFIRQRALGEALVPYSERVDRALRKVLEAKAWTPPQRKWLERIAKQLKVESVVDKDAFDQGQFGASGGFTYFNKVFEGRLEQVLADLNDALWQQGGKATG; encoded by the coding sequence GTGCCTGCTCCCCAGCCGCGCTCCGCGAACTTCGATTTCCTGAGTACCCACGACCCGTTGCTCGTCGCGCTAGGGGCTCAGGCAGAGCGTTACTTCGCCGAAGATCCGACCACCTGCCTGATGAAGCTCCGGCAGTTCGCGGAGGTCCTCGCCCAGCGAGCCGCCGCGAACCTTGGCCTGCTCGCTTCACCGGACCAGAACCAGGTGGATCTCATCCGTGCACTGGACTCGCGCGGCGCGCTGACCGTCGAGGTCCGGCAGGTCTTCCATGGGCTTCGGCGAGCCGGGAACGCCGCCGCGCATGAGGTCCGGGGAACGCACAGTGAAGCGCTCCACGGGCTGAAGATTGCCCGGGTGCTGGCCATCTGGTTCCACCGGACCTTCAGCAAGGAGCGCAACTTCAACCCTGGGCCGTTCATCCCGCCCCCTGATCCAGCGCAGGAGAGCAAGGCGCTCGCGCAGGAGCTGGAACGACTTCGAAGCCAACTGGCGCAGGCGAAGCTGGGTGCCGAAGCCTCCCTGGCCGCGGCAGCCGAGGAAGCCCGGCGGCGTCTTTCGGCAGAGGAGAGGGCCCGCAAGGATGCCGAGGAGCGCGAACTCTGGCAGTCGCTCGCCGGGGAGGCCGAGGCGAAGCTCCGCGCCGGGCTCGACGCTGCACAGGTCAAGGCGGAGGCGATGCCTTCCAAGCAACTGGACCTCCTGGTCCAACACGCCCAGTCCGCCGGTGCGGACCTGGACCTGGACGAGACCGACACGCGCAAGCTGATCGACGCGCAGCTTCGTCAGGTGAGCTGGGAGGCCGACTCGCAGACCCTCACCTTCGCGGCGGGCGTCCGGCCGCAGCGTGGCCGCAACCTGGCCATCGCGGAGTGGCCCACCGCGAGCGGTCCTGCGGACTACGTCCTCTTCGCCGGTCTGGAGGTCCTGGCCGTGGTGGAAGCGAAGCGCCGGAGCAAGGACGTGCCGGGCGCCATTCAGCAAGCGAAGCGGTACAGCGAGGGCTATCGGCACCAGGGCGACGAGGTCCTTCCAGGTGGACCCTGGGGCAAATACCAGGTGCCCTTCCTCTTCGCGACGAACGGCAGGCCGTACCTGCGCCAGCTGGAGTTGAAGAGTGGGATCCACTTCCTCGATGCGCGGCGTCCTACCAACCATTCCCGAGCCCTCGTCGACTGGTACTCACCAGAAGGCCTGAAGGGCTTGCTCCAGCAGGACAAGGAGTCGTCCGAAGCGGCGCTGCGCGTGGAACCGACCGAGTACCTCGGCCTGCGCGACTACCAGCTCAAGGCGATTCACGCCGTCGAGGCCGCATTGGCGGACGGTCGCCGTGACTGCCTCATCGCTATGGCCACGGGCACGGGCAAGACGAGGACGTTCATCGGACTCGTGTACCGGCTCGTGAAGACCCGGCGCTTCCGCCGCGTACTCTTCCTCGTGGATCGCAGTGCCCTCGGCGAGCAGGCCATCAACGCCTTCAAGCACGCGCGTCTGGAGGGACTTCAGACCTTCACGGACATCTTCAACGTGAAGGGCATGGAGGACATCCGGCCGGACCCTGAGACCAAGCTCCACTTCGCCACGGTGCAGGGGATGGTGAAGCGGACCCTCTACAGCGACGACGGCGAGCGGCCGAAGGTGGACGACTACGACTGCATCGTCGTGGACGAGTGCCACCGCGGCTACACCCTCGACCGGGAGATGAGCGACACGGAGCTGAGCTTCCGGAGTCAGGACGACTACATCAGCACGTATCGCCGCGTCCTCGACCACTTCGACGCGGTGAAGATTGGACTCACGGCGACACCGGCCCTGCACACCACGCAGATTTTCGGCGAGCCGGTGTTCACGTACAGCTACCCGGAGGCGGTCATCGACGGCTGGCTCGTGGACCATGAGCCACCGGTTCGCATCACCACCGAGCTGTCCGAAGGTGGCATCCGCTGGGCCGCCGGCGAGCAGGCCGCGACGTGGAACGTCCAGGCCCAGAAGTTTGATCTCGTTCACATGCCGGACGAACTGTCCTTCGACGTGGATGCGTTCAACACCCGGGTCGTCACGGAGAACTTCAACCGTGTCATCTGCGAGGAGTTGGCGCGTCAGATTGATCCTGCCGCGGAGGGCAAGACCCTCATCTTCTGCGCCACGGACCATCACGCGGACATCGTGGTCGCGGCATTGAAGAAGGCGTTGGATGCGCAGTACGGGGGCGTGGACGATGACGCGGTGATGAAGATCACCGGCAGCTCGGACAAGCCGCTTCAGCTCATCCGCCGTTTCAAGAACGAGAAGCAGCCGAGATTCGCCGTCACCGTGGACCTGCTTACGACGGGCATCGACGTGCCGCCTATCGTGAACCTCGTGTTCTTGCGGCGGGTGAAGAGCCGCATCCTCTACGAGCAGATGCTGGGCCGGGGGACGCGCCGATGTGACGACATCGGCAAGGAGGTCTTCCGCGTCTTCGACGCCGTGGACCTCTATGCGGCCCTGAAGCCCTTCACGTCGATGAAGCCGGTCGTCGTGAATCCGTCCTTCACGTTCGTGCAGCTCGCCCAGGAGGTCCTGAGCCTCAAGGATGCAGAGGCCCAGCGGCAGGTGATTGACCAGTTCGTGGTCAAGCTCCAGCGCAAGCGGCAGTCCATCGAGCAGAAGTCCGCCGACCACTTCGAGGCCGCAGCCGGAATGCCCGTCGGTGACCTGTTGCTCTTCCTCCGGAGGAAGTCCTCGGCCGAGGTCGCGGCCTGGTTCTCAGCCCACAAGCAGGTGGGCGAGGTGCTCGATACGACCACGGGGCCCGTGCCGCCCATCTACGTCAGTCATCACGCGGACTCGCTGAAGTCCGTGGAGCGGGGCTACGGCGCGGGGCGTGTCAGGCCCGGTGATTACCTGAACGACTTCGGGACCTTTATCCGGAACAACCAGAACGTGCTCCCGGCGCTGATGGTGGTCTGCCAGCGGCCGCGTGAGCTGACGCGCCAGCAACTCAAGGAGCTGAAGCTGGCGCTCGACCGGGCGGGCTACAACGAGACTTCGCTCCAGACGGCATGGAGGGAGACGACCAACCAGGACATCACGGCCTCCATCATCGGTTTCATCCGCCAGCGGGCACTGGGAGAGGCGCTGGTCCCGTACTCCGAGCGTGTGGACCGTGCCTTGCGCAAGGTGCTGGAAGCGAAGGCCTGGACGCCACCGCAGCGGAAGTGGCTGGAGCGGATCGCCAAGCAGCTCAAGGTCGAGTCCGTCGTGGACAAGGACGCCTTCGACCAGGGCCAGTTCGGGGCCAGTGGTGGCTTCACGTACTTCAACAAGGTCTTCGAGGGCCGCTTGGAGCAGGTCCTTGCTGACCTGAACGACGCTCTCTGGCAACAAGGTGGCAAGGCAACCGGATGA
- a CDS encoding tetratricopeptide repeat protein, producing the protein MSAPSTSRRQGVLLLGGIGVCALAIVAGARSLNAHEQVLFVNALDLPVTVTAGDEHFTLAANDHLSRPMPIGPLDVDIQGEKGPLAHETVFVTDEGGLFVYNVLGAAPLYRTTVTYSRSAPSTQPDSTPLALAGTTFQRVGPIHYVLTDPPERLTMRKEDGNSTVRTHLGQAPGGWTTSYGWLMSLHRTADAARLAEGLWQALPETPAARNAAVAARMVVARGEGLLASLAAARAQRDAHPDDVDAQRMWMHDMRRAGRNDEVRAYLQAAIEREPGSVAMASLLARTEPEPRGTERLEALLRNHPGDPLPRRALAVRYVRQQRWAEALPLLDAMEQGDPEYSRFQDTHAEALVALGRRDEAVRRLSERLLPLADKEDGLDLDDVLLYAKLVGHASQMGTKNEVMRRLIENVQKDRPDGSVGEWLAASLGHHVDAAKLRAVPADHPLAVATRVLMALAEEPEFAARASANADFLGFRHIDTETGMLLAAEFERLGDPALAVRMLDSSGVELGYGELRDVLSGKLPVESITTLDWGERAALHLVLARQLDARGADSKAVYARVKKELLLPGAVTIALQSWDRPKPSNAVAGDTVP; encoded by the coding sequence GTGAGTGCACCTTCGACTTCCCGCCGCCAGGGTGTGTTGCTGCTGGGCGGCATCGGTGTCTGCGCGCTCGCCATCGTGGCCGGGGCCCGGTCCCTCAACGCCCACGAGCAGGTGCTCTTCGTCAACGCGTTGGACCTGCCCGTCACCGTCACCGCGGGCGACGAGCACTTCACGCTCGCGGCGAATGATCATCTCTCGCGTCCGATGCCGATCGGGCCGCTGGATGTGGACATCCAGGGTGAGAAGGGCCCGTTGGCCCATGAGACGGTGTTCGTGACCGACGAGGGCGGCCTCTTCGTCTACAACGTGCTGGGCGCCGCGCCGCTCTACAGGACGACGGTCACGTACTCACGGAGCGCGCCCAGCACCCAGCCGGATTCCACGCCCCTGGCCCTGGCGGGCACGACCTTCCAGCGCGTGGGGCCCATCCACTACGTGCTGACCGATCCGCCCGAGCGCCTCACGATGCGCAAGGAGGATGGCAACTCGACGGTTCGCACCCATCTGGGGCAGGCGCCGGGGGGATGGACCACGAGCTACGGCTGGCTGATGTCGCTCCACCGCACGGCCGATGCGGCCCGCCTGGCGGAAGGTCTCTGGCAGGCCCTGCCGGAGACCCCGGCCGCGCGGAATGCGGCGGTCGCGGCGAGGATGGTGGTCGCGCGAGGGGAAGGACTCCTCGCGTCGCTCGCCGCGGCGCGGGCGCAGCGCGACGCGCATCCGGACGACGTGGACGCGCAGCGGATGTGGATGCACGACATGCGTCGGGCCGGGCGCAATGACGAGGTCCGCGCCTACCTCCAGGCAGCGATCGAGCGCGAGCCGGGCTCCGTGGCCATGGCCTCGCTGCTCGCGCGCACGGAGCCGGAGCCCCGGGGAACGGAGCGGCTGGAAGCGCTGCTGCGCAATCATCCAGGGGATCCGCTCCCCCGCCGGGCGCTGGCGGTGCGCTACGTGCGTCAGCAGCGCTGGGCGGAGGCGCTTCCGCTGCTGGACGCGATGGAGCAGGGCGACCCTGAGTACTCGCGCTTCCAGGACACGCATGCGGAGGCGTTGGTGGCCCTGGGCCGCCGCGACGAGGCCGTGCGCAGGCTGTCGGAGCGCTTGCTCCCGCTCGCTGACAAGGAGGATGGGTTGGACCTGGACGACGTGCTGCTCTACGCGAAGCTCGTCGGCCACGCGTCCCAGATGGGCACGAAGAACGAGGTGATGCGGCGGCTCATCGAGAACGTCCAGAAGGATCGGCCGGACGGGAGCGTGGGCGAGTGGCTGGCGGCCTCGCTCGGTCATCACGTGGACGCCGCGAAGCTGCGCGCCGTGCCCGCGGACCACCCGCTCGCGGTTGCCACGCGGGTGTTGATGGCGCTGGCCGAGGAGCCCGAGTTCGCAGCGAGGGCCTCCGCCAACGCGGACTTCCTCGGCTTCCGCCATATCGACACGGAGACGGGCATGCTGTTGGCGGCGGAGTTCGAAAGGCTCGGGGATCCTGCGCTCGCGGTGAGGATGCTGGACAGCTCCGGCGTGGAGCTGGGCTACGGCGAGCTGCGGGACGTGCTGAGCGGCAAGCTGCCGGTGGAGTCCATCACGACGCTGGACTGGGGCGAGCGCGCCGCGCTCCACCTGGTCCTCGCACGCCAGCTGGATGCGCGTGGAGCGGACTCCAAGGCGGTCTACGCGCGCGTGAAGAAGGAGCTCCTGCTGCCCGGCGCGGTCACCATCGCGCTCCAGAGCTGGGACCGCCCCAAGCCGTCCAATGCGGTGGCGGGGGACACGGTGCCCTGA
- a CDS encoding Hsp70 family protein codes for MSHVVGIDLGTTHSLVAALDGAGRPNLLTNRLGQRLTPSVVGLDAEGRLHVGESARAQLLVHPERTIAEVKRRMGRDLPVMLGDRRYSPTEISALILRALREDAERALGGTVTEAVVTVPAYFSDAQRQATKDAGELAGLKVERLLNEPTAAALAYGVNHLDAEQYVLVYDLGGGTFDVSVLEMFQGVLDVKASAGNNQLGGSDFDQALAAWLGAEFERSHGVSLTGNLAAQVRLKAAAEAAKIALTSVEATPVIVPFLAPGRGGTPASLEVEVTRARFEALITNLVRSTLEPMESALRDAKLSKKSIAEVVLVGGSSRVPLVRRLVAEYFGREPREGVHPDEAVALGAALQAGLKTGAVSAAHGIMITDVCPFTLGVEVQATVGRERVGGVFSPLIPRNTTVPVSRTETFATTADGQRAVEIRVFQGEARLVKDNLLLDAYTVEGVPPGRAGTEKVAITFTYDINGILDVTTRVVSTGKEATLVVDKRSQRLGPEQRLEAKERLAREWGATPGAPAPVAAATPVSPEADADALLTAATERIATAPAGVRPRLESLCNALREARAKGDRAAAARLDAELTDLLFDLG; via the coding sequence ATGAGTCATGTCGTTGGCATCGATCTGGGCACCACGCACTCCCTGGTGGCCGCGCTCGACGGCGCGGGCCGTCCGAATCTCCTCACCAACCGGTTGGGGCAGCGGCTCACACCCTCCGTCGTGGGGCTGGACGCGGAGGGCCGCCTCCACGTGGGCGAGTCCGCGCGGGCGCAGTTGCTCGTGCATCCGGAGCGCACCATCGCGGAGGTGAAGCGGCGCATGGGCCGCGACCTGCCGGTGATGCTCGGAGATCGGCGCTACAGCCCCACGGAGATCTCCGCGCTCATCCTGCGCGCGCTGCGCGAGGACGCGGAGCGCGCGCTGGGCGGCACGGTGACGGAGGCGGTCGTCACGGTGCCTGCGTACTTCAGCGATGCGCAGCGCCAGGCGACCAAGGATGCGGGTGAGCTCGCGGGGCTCAAGGTGGAGCGGCTGCTCAACGAGCCCACCGCCGCGGCGCTCGCGTATGGCGTGAACCATCTGGACGCCGAGCAGTACGTGCTCGTGTACGACCTGGGCGGCGGCACGTTCGACGTGTCGGTGCTGGAGATGTTCCAGGGCGTGCTGGACGTGAAGGCCTCCGCGGGAAACAACCAGCTGGGAGGCAGCGACTTCGACCAGGCGCTGGCCGCGTGGCTGGGCGCGGAGTTCGAGCGCAGCCACGGCGTGTCGCTGACCGGGAACCTGGCGGCGCAGGTGCGGCTCAAGGCCGCGGCGGAGGCCGCGAAGATCGCGCTCACGTCCGTGGAGGCCACGCCCGTCATCGTGCCGTTCCTCGCGCCGGGTCGGGGTGGGACGCCCGCGTCGCTGGAGGTGGAGGTGACGCGCGCGAGGTTCGAGGCGCTGATCACGAACCTGGTGCGCTCCACGCTCGAGCCGATGGAGAGCGCGCTGCGCGACGCGAAGTTGTCGAAGAAGTCCATCGCGGAGGTGGTGCTGGTGGGGGGCAGCTCGCGCGTGCCGTTGGTGCGCCGGCTGGTCGCCGAGTACTTCGGGCGCGAGCCACGCGAAGGCGTGCACCCCGACGAGGCGGTGGCGCTGGGCGCCGCGCTGCAAGCGGGACTGAAGACGGGCGCGGTGAGCGCCGCGCACGGCATCATGATCACCGACGTGTGTCCGTTCACGCTGGGCGTGGAGGTGCAGGCGACGGTGGGGCGCGAGCGGGTGGGGGGCGTCTTCTCGCCGCTCATCCCGCGCAACACGACGGTGCCGGTGTCGCGCACGGAGACCTTCGCCACGACGGCGGACGGACAGCGCGCGGTGGAGATCCGCGTGTTCCAGGGCGAGGCGCGGCTGGTGAAGGACAACCTGCTGCTGGACGCGTACACGGTGGAGGGTGTGCCGCCCGGGCGTGCGGGGACGGAGAAGGTCGCGATCACGTTCACGTACGACATCAACGGCATCCTCGACGTCACGACGCGGGTGGTCTCCACGGGCAAGGAGGCCACGCTCGTGGTGGACAAGCGCTCGCAGCGCCTGGGGCCCGAGCAGCGGCTGGAGGCGAAGGAGCGGCTGGCGCGTGAATGGGGCGCGACCCCGGGAGCGCCAGCGCCCGTGGCGGCGGCGACGCCCGTGTCCCCGGAGGCCGACGCGGATGCGCTGCTGACCGCCGCGACCGAGCGGATCGCGACCGCGCCAGCGGGAGTGCGTCCCCGGCTGGAGTCGCTGTGCAACGCCCTGCGTGAGGCCCGTGCGAAGGGGGACCGCGCCGCCGCGGCCCGCCTGGATGCCGAGCTGACCGACCTGCTGTTCGACCTGGGCTGA